Proteins from one Mycobacterium sp. EPa45 genomic window:
- a CDS encoding glycosyltransferase: MRILIPLVGSRGDVQPGVALGLELERRGHDVIIGAPPNFVDFVAKTGLTARQFGPDVHALYSSPEGQRALAAGSTFKLMSMVSKQMSEYADRMDDELIDISRGAEMIVCTTFSEDRSAIIAESLGIPMVTLHTYPCRKNSHYAPPGSVPAGWPVPGVFNRVAWAAIERLRTVVFGKYLNNLRVKLGLPRSRASTESILAGRNVPELQMYDQAFVPGLAEEWGSSRPMVGFLWLPQSARAAIGEAAEDHTEVLKWADEGTPPIFFGFGSMPILDFASVLGMIEQICVRTGERALVSVGGASLSAEMRNTSDRVKIVDSLAHDLVFPHCKAAVHHGGIGTLFESLRAGLPTLVCSVSFDQPVWGHQVEKLGVGAHVPFTKLRAETLGAGIDAVLDPQMRSRAEAFGARLQATGDGVPRVCDIVEKTAAR, translated from the coding sequence GTGCGGATCCTCATACCATTGGTCGGGAGTCGGGGGGACGTCCAGCCCGGGGTGGCGCTGGGTTTGGAACTCGAGCGCCGCGGCCACGACGTGATCATCGGAGCACCACCGAATTTCGTCGACTTCGTCGCGAAAACCGGTCTGACAGCCCGGCAATTCGGTCCCGATGTACATGCGCTGTATTCCTCTCCCGAAGGCCAGCGCGCCTTGGCGGCCGGTAGCACATTCAAGCTGATGTCGATGGTGTCGAAGCAGATGTCGGAATACGCCGACCGGATGGACGACGAACTGATCGACATCTCCCGCGGCGCGGAGATGATCGTCTGCACCACGTTCAGCGAGGACCGCTCGGCGATCATCGCTGAATCCCTGGGCATCCCGATGGTGACACTGCATACCTACCCGTGCCGGAAGAACAGTCACTACGCCCCGCCGGGATCGGTGCCTGCCGGCTGGCCGGTGCCCGGTGTCTTCAACCGGGTGGCCTGGGCTGCGATCGAGCGACTGCGGACCGTCGTCTTCGGCAAGTACCTGAACAACCTTCGCGTCAAGCTCGGCCTGCCACGATCGCGAGCCAGCACCGAATCGATTCTGGCGGGGCGGAACGTCCCCGAACTACAGATGTACGACCAGGCATTCGTGCCTGGTCTGGCCGAGGAGTGGGGCTCGTCGCGGCCGATGGTCGGGTTCCTCTGGTTACCCCAGTCAGCCCGGGCGGCGATCGGCGAAGCGGCTGAAGACCACACCGAGGTGCTCAAGTGGGCGGACGAGGGGACGCCACCGATCTTCTTCGGGTTCGGCAGCATGCCCATTCTGGATTTCGCATCGGTACTCGGCATGATCGAGCAGATCTGCGTCAGGACCGGCGAGCGGGCGCTGGTCAGCGTCGGCGGCGCCAGCCTGAGCGCGGAGATGCGGAATACCTCCGACCGGGTGAAGATCGTCGATTCGCTGGCGCACGATCTCGTTTTCCCGCACTGCAAGGCGGCCGTCCACCACGGGGGAATCGGTACTCTCTTCGAGAGTCTGCGGGCCGGGCTGCCGACGTTGGTCTGTTCGGTATCGTTCGACCAGCCGGTGTGGGGACACCAGGTGGAGAAACTCGGGGTCGGCGCCCACGTTCCGTTCACCAAGCTGCGGGCGGAGACCCTCGGCGCCGGGATCGACGCCGTGTTGGATCCCCAGATGCGCTCCCGGGCAGAAGCTTTCGGTGCCCGCCTGCAGGCGACCGGTGACGGTGTACCGCGGGTCTGCGACATCGTGGAGAAGACCGCGGCGCGCTAG
- a CDS encoding cytochrome P450, protein MTASGLSGIPTAPGRLPLIGHAHMVTGDPRDLLLRAPEIGPIVRVYLGPRASYLLTTPELIRDVSLGRAGAFHREPMREAIHELVSGATNVLSGPEHDLRRRLIAPVFRQRRLGEYGLTVATIADDWSSSLASGAQKDLRSSVHQLVMRTMLATLLRAQTDAEEIDVIRERTPWLLSEVIIRGALPKAARQLRVLANRRFIAHSRQVRAALRSLIERRRDEPDEGDMLSALLHHVDEETGATLSDDDLVDELLLSLAASIGSQSSMFSWLIYETSRAPDVAAKIRDELDSVIGSRPVEVGDVPALSYLRNVLTETLRLWAPWISILTADGPVRIGSVEIPDGTNILFSPLMVHLQDRYFPNARAFEPERWESGSGDRELMMAFGLGQRHCPGSQFALLSITLQAAALFSRWDIQLPAGFEVKPQAKDFVLSPASLPVTFTPRRRG, encoded by the coding sequence ATGACGGCTTCCGGCCTCTCTGGAATCCCCACGGCGCCAGGGCGTCTGCCGTTGATCGGCCACGCCCACATGGTGACGGGTGATCCACGCGACCTGCTGCTGCGCGCTCCTGAGATCGGTCCCATCGTCCGGGTGTACCTAGGGCCCCGGGCGTCGTACCTGCTGACCACCCCGGAGCTCATCCGCGACGTCAGCCTCGGGCGCGCAGGCGCTTTCCATCGCGAACCGATGCGCGAGGCCATTCACGAATTGGTCAGCGGCGCGACCAATGTCCTCAGTGGACCCGAACACGATCTGCGCCGCCGATTGATCGCTCCGGTCTTCCGGCAGCGCCGCCTGGGCGAGTACGGGCTCACCGTCGCGACGATCGCCGACGACTGGTCGAGCTCGCTTGCAAGCGGCGCCCAGAAGGATTTGCGGTCGAGCGTGCATCAGCTGGTGATGCGGACCATGCTGGCGACCTTGTTGCGCGCCCAGACCGACGCCGAGGAGATCGACGTCATCCGTGAGCGAACCCCTTGGCTGCTCAGCGAAGTCATCATCCGCGGCGCCCTGCCCAAGGCCGCGAGACAGTTGCGGGTGCTGGCCAACCGCCGGTTCATCGCTCATTCCCGGCAGGTACGTGCGGCCCTGAGGTCGCTGATCGAGCGCCGACGCGATGAACCGGACGAAGGCGACATGTTGTCGGCCCTCCTGCACCATGTCGATGAAGAGACCGGAGCAACACTGTCCGACGACGACCTCGTCGACGAGTTACTCCTGTCGCTCGCGGCGAGCATCGGGTCCCAATCCTCGATGTTCTCGTGGCTCATCTACGAAACGAGCCGGGCACCCGACGTCGCCGCGAAGATCCGCGACGAGCTGGATTCGGTAATCGGCTCTCGCCCGGTGGAAGTGGGCGATGTACCCGCATTGAGCTACCTGCGCAATGTTCTGACCGAGACGCTGCGTCTGTGGGCGCCGTGGATCAGCATCCTCACCGCCGACGGCCCGGTACGGATCGGCTCGGTGGAAATTCCGGACGGCACCAACATCTTGTTCAGCCCGTTGATGGTGCATCTGCAGGATCGATACTTCCCCAATGCTCGAGCGTTCGAACCCGAGCGCTGGGAATCCGGGTCCGGCGATCGTGAGCTCATGATGGCGTTCGGTTTGGGTCAACGGCATTGCCCCGGAAGCCAATTCGCGCTGCTGTCCATCACTCTGCAGGCCGCGGCCCTGTTCTCCCGGTGGGATATCCAGCTGCCCGCCGGGTTCGAGGTCAAGCCGCAGGCCAAGGATTTCGTCCTGTCGCCGGCATCCCTGCCGGTTACGTTCACGCCCCGACGCCGCGGCTAG
- a CDS encoding DEAD/DEAH box helicase codes for MRAVDAPSTQTLRGWQRRALVKYLAAKPRDFLAVATPGAGKTTFALRIVAELLAEGTVEAVTIVVPTEHLKIQWAQAAARQGISLDPRFSNSNSQTSAEYHGVVVTYAQVASHPTRHRVRTENRKTLVVFDEIHHGGDAKTWGDAIREAFDDATRRLALTGTPFRSDDSAIPFVTYEVGPDGFARSQADHTYGYSDALADGVVRPVMFMAYSGEARWRDSAGEEHAARLGEPLTAEQTARAWKTALNPAGEWMPAVIAAADTRLRGLREHVPDAGGMIIASDQTAARAYADLLVKITGEAPTVVLSDDKGASDRISAFSASTSRWLVAVRMVSEGVDVPRLAVGVYATSASTPLFFAQAIGRFVRSRRPGETACIFLPSVPNLLLLASEMEAQRNHVLGKPHRENLDDDPLEAELAKQNRDEPDEGDNKIEYLGADAELDQVIFDGSSFGTATPAGSDEEADYLGIPGLLDAESMRDLLRRRQEEQIEKRTASGEVPRLTTHGQLRDLRRELNALVSLAHHRTGKTHGQIHNELRRVCGGPPVAAATSDQLRARIEAVRSLTSS; via the coding sequence GTGCGGGCAGTTGATGCGCCCAGCACCCAGACGTTACGGGGCTGGCAGCGACGGGCGTTGGTCAAGTACTTGGCTGCCAAGCCGCGCGATTTTCTCGCCGTGGCCACCCCCGGCGCCGGTAAGACCACCTTCGCCCTGCGGATCGTCGCCGAACTTCTCGCCGAAGGCACCGTCGAGGCCGTCACCATCGTGGTCCCGACCGAGCACCTCAAGATCCAGTGGGCACAGGCCGCGGCCCGGCAGGGCATCTCCCTGGACCCCAGGTTCTCCAACTCGAACTCGCAGACCTCCGCGGAGTATCACGGGGTCGTCGTCACCTACGCCCAGGTCGCCAGCCACCCCACCCGGCACCGGGTGCGCACCGAGAACCGCAAGACCCTCGTCGTCTTCGACGAGATCCACCACGGCGGCGACGCGAAAACGTGGGGCGACGCGATCCGGGAGGCCTTCGACGACGCGACACGGCGGCTGGCGCTGACCGGGACCCCGTTCCGCAGCGACGACAGCGCGATCCCGTTCGTCACCTACGAAGTCGGTCCGGACGGCTTTGCCCGCTCGCAGGCCGACCACACCTACGGCTACTCCGACGCGCTGGCCGACGGCGTCGTGCGCCCGGTCATGTTCATGGCCTACTCCGGTGAGGCCCGCTGGCGCGACAGTGCCGGCGAGGAACACGCCGCCCGCTTGGGTGAACCGTTGACCGCCGAGCAGACCGCCCGGGCGTGGAAGACCGCGCTCAACCCCGCCGGCGAGTGGATGCCCGCGGTGATCGCCGCGGCCGACACCCGGCTGCGCGGCCTTCGCGAGCACGTGCCCGACGCCGGCGGCATGATCATCGCCTCCGACCAGACCGCGGCCCGCGCCTACGCCGACCTGCTTGTGAAGATCACCGGCGAGGCACCCACCGTCGTGCTGTCCGATGACAAAGGCGCCTCGGATCGCATCTCTGCGTTCTCGGCGAGCACCTCGCGCTGGCTGGTGGCCGTGCGCATGGTGTCCGAAGGCGTCGACGTGCCGCGACTGGCGGTCGGCGTGTACGCGACGAGCGCGTCGACCCCGCTGTTCTTCGCGCAGGCGATCGGCCGGTTCGTGCGGTCGCGGCGGCCGGGCGAGACGGCGTGCATCTTCTTGCCGTCGGTTCCGAACCTGCTGCTGCTCGCCAGCGAGATGGAAGCCCAGCGCAACCACGTGCTGGGCAAGCCGCATCGCGAGAATCTCGACGACGACCCGCTCGAGGCCGAGCTCGCCAAGCAGAACCGCGACGAGCCGGACGAGGGCGATAACAAGATCGAGTATCTGGGCGCCGACGCCGAGCTCGATCAGGTCATCTTCGATGGGTCGTCGTTCGGTACGGCCACGCCCGCGGGCAGCGACGAGGAGGCCGACTACCTCGGCATCCCCGGCCTGCTCGACGCCGAGTCGATGCGAGATCTGTTGCGGCGCAGGCAAGAAGAACAGATCGAGAAGCGCACCGCCAGTGGTGAGGTTCCACGACTGACGACGCACGGCCAACTGCGGGACCTGCGCCGCGAGCTCAACGCCCTGGTGTCGCTGGCGCACCACCGGACCGGCAAGACGCACGGACAGATCCACAACGAATTGCGCCGGGTCTGCGGCGGCCCACCGGTGGCCGCGGCCACCAGCGATCAGCTCAGGGCCCGCATCGAAGCCGTTCGCAGCCTCACGTCGTCGTAA
- a CDS encoding cupin domain-containing protein, producing the protein MSLHVPPYPPPRYDGNGEVSASLRKADTPADFEVGPIKYTYLATEKSTGGDFGLYRVDLGPKAGGPGPHFHKAMSESFFVLSGRIELFDGSGWTVGEQGDYLYVPPGGIHGFGNQSDEPASILMLFAPGAPREFYFEGLPKLGELTDEERREFFIRNDNFLV; encoded by the coding sequence ATGTCTCTCCATGTGCCGCCCTATCCCCCGCCCCGGTACGACGGCAACGGCGAAGTCAGCGCCAGCCTGCGCAAGGCCGACACCCCGGCCGACTTCGAAGTCGGCCCGATCAAATACACCTACCTGGCCACCGAGAAGTCGACCGGCGGCGACTTCGGCCTGTACCGCGTCGACTTAGGGCCCAAGGCGGGCGGCCCGGGGCCGCACTTCCACAAGGCCATGTCGGAGTCGTTCTTCGTGCTGTCCGGCCGGATCGAACTCTTCGACGGCAGCGGCTGGACGGTCGGTGAGCAAGGCGACTACCTCTACGTCCCACCCGGTGGCATCCACGGCTTCGGGAACCAGTCCGACGAGCCCGCCTCGATCTTGATGTTGTTTGCTCCAGGGGCACCGCGTGAGTTCTATTTCGAAGGGTTGCCCAAGCTCGGCGAACTGACCGACGAGGAACGTCGCGAGTTCTTCATTCGCAACGACAACTTCTTGGTCTGA
- a CDS encoding SDR family NAD(P)-dependent oxidoreductase: MPFQRPIWSLADIPDQTGRTAVITGANTGLGYETAHALAGKGARLVLAVRNLDKGKAAADLIGRRYPGADVSLQELDLTSLESIRAAAEQLRAGHDSIDLLVNNAGVMMSPRQTTKDGFELQFGTNHLGHFAFTGLLLDRLLASPGSRVVTVSSVGHRGGWIRFNDLQSERSYNRALAYGQSKLANLLFTYELQRRLAGTGTIAAAAHPGGSSSELSRYMPGPVRSAFGLIEQSTEMGALPQLRAATDPTVRGGQYYGPGGFLEMRGYPKLVSSNRRSHDTAAQHRLWAISEELTGVVYPLG, translated from the coding sequence GTGCCCTTTCAAAGGCCAATCTGGAGCCTTGCCGACATTCCGGACCAAACCGGCCGCACGGCCGTGATCACCGGCGCGAACACCGGCCTGGGCTACGAGACAGCGCACGCGCTCGCCGGAAAAGGCGCTCGCCTGGTGCTCGCGGTACGCAACCTCGACAAGGGCAAGGCCGCCGCCGATCTGATCGGCCGGCGATACCCGGGCGCCGACGTCTCGCTGCAGGAACTGGATCTCACCTCGCTGGAGTCGATCCGAGCCGCCGCCGAGCAGCTGCGCGCAGGCCACGACAGCATCGACCTGCTCGTCAACAACGCCGGCGTGATGATGAGCCCCCGACAAACCACCAAGGACGGCTTCGAGCTGCAGTTCGGCACCAACCACCTCGGCCACTTCGCCTTCACCGGATTACTGCTGGATCGCCTGCTCGCCAGCCCGGGATCCCGGGTGGTGACCGTCAGCAGCGTCGGACACCGCGGCGGGTGGATCCGGTTCAATGACCTGCAGTCCGAGCGCAGCTACAACAGAGCCCTGGCCTACGGCCAGTCCAAGCTGGCCAACTTGCTGTTCACCTACGAACTGCAGCGACGACTGGCCGGAACCGGCACTATCGCTGCCGCCGCGCATCCCGGCGGATCGAGTTCGGAGCTGTCGCGCTATATGCCCGGGCCGGTCCGATCGGCGTTCGGACTGATCGAGCAGAGCACCGAAATGGGTGCACTTCCGCAGCTGCGCGCGGCGACCGACCCGACCGTGCGCGGCGGCCAGTACTACGGACCGGGCGGATTTCTCGAGATGCGGGGTTATCCGAAGCTGGTTTCCTCCAACCGCCGTTCCCACGACACCGCGGCGCAGCACCGACTCTGGGCGATCTCCGAAGAGCTGACCGGAGTCGTGTACCCGCTCGGCTGA
- a CDS encoding TetR/AcrR family transcriptional regulator, with protein MGLSCRPLRADAARNRARVLQVAYEVFAEQGLAVPIDEIARRAGVGAGTVYRHFPTKEALFEAVIGERVRLVVARGRELLAADPSTALFEFLREMVRSGAADHGMVEALARYGIDLDSAAPGAEAEFLGVLGEMLVAAQKAGAARADVGVAELKALLVVCKSGQEYGDDVADRITDVIVAGLRAG; from the coding sequence GTGGGTCTGAGCTGCCGGCCGTTACGGGCCGATGCCGCGCGCAACCGCGCTCGGGTGCTGCAGGTGGCCTACGAGGTCTTCGCTGAGCAGGGGCTGGCCGTGCCGATCGACGAGATCGCCCGGCGCGCCGGCGTCGGTGCGGGCACCGTCTACCGTCATTTCCCGACCAAGGAAGCGCTTTTCGAAGCAGTCATCGGCGAGCGGGTGCGCTTGGTCGTGGCGCGAGGGCGCGAGCTACTCGCCGCTGATCCGTCCACCGCGCTGTTCGAATTCCTGCGCGAGATGGTGCGTTCAGGCGCTGCCGACCACGGGATGGTCGAGGCGCTGGCGAGGTACGGGATCGACCTGGACTCCGCGGCGCCCGGCGCCGAAGCGGAGTTTCTCGGGGTGCTGGGGGAGATGCTGGTGGCGGCGCAAAAGGCCGGTGCCGCGCGAGCCGACGTCGGCGTCGCCGAACTCAAGGCACTGCTGGTCGTGTGCAAGAGCGGCCAGGAATACGGCGACGACGTCGCCGACCGGATCACCGACGTGATCGTGGCCGGTTTACGCGCAGGCTGA